The following proteins are encoded in a genomic region of Nitratireductor sp. GISD-1A_MAKvit:
- a CDS encoding ABC transporter ATP-binding protein, translating to MSSQNEPLLSVRGVETYYGNIVALRGVDMDVHRGEIVTMIGANGAGKSTLMMTICGDPRARNGQIVYDGIDITNMPTHDIVSLGIAQSPEGRRIFPRMTVMENLQMGAALVDPEYFDEDLAKVFELFPRLKERVSQRGGTLSGGEQQMLAIARALMSRPKLLLLDEPSLGLAPLIVKQIFDAIRELNETEGLTVFLVEQNAFHALKLAHRGYVMVNGNVTMSGTGAELLKKEEVRAAYLEGGRH from the coding sequence ATGAGCTCTCAGAACGAACCCTTGCTCTCGGTGCGCGGCGTCGAGACCTATTACGGCAACATCGTCGCCCTGCGTGGCGTCGACATGGATGTCCATCGCGGCGAGATCGTCACCATGATCGGGGCCAATGGCGCCGGCAAGTCGACACTGATGATGACCATCTGCGGCGATCCGCGTGCCCGCAACGGCCAGATCGTCTATGATGGCATCGACATCACAAACATGCCGACGCACGACATTGTCAGCCTCGGCATCGCGCAGTCGCCGGAAGGGCGCCGCATTTTCCCGCGCATGACGGTGATGGAAAACCTGCAGATGGGTGCCGCACTCGTCGATCCGGAGTATTTCGACGAGGATCTTGCCAAGGTCTTCGAGCTGTTCCCCCGCCTCAAGGAGCGGGTCAGCCAGCGTGGCGGCACGCTTTCGGGCGGCGAGCAGCAGATGCTGGCCATCGCCCGGGCTCTCATGAGCAGGCCCAAGCTTCTGCTTCTCGACGAGCCGTCGCTCGGTCTTGCGCCACTCATCGTGAAGCAGATCTTCGATGCCATTCGCGAGTTGAACGAAACCGAGGGCCTCACGGTCTTCCTGGTGGAGCAGAATGCGTTCCATGCGCTGAAGCTCGCCCATCGCGGCTATGTCATGGTCAATGGCAACGTCACCATGAGCGGCACCGGCGCGGAACTTCTCAAGAAAGAAGAAGTGCGCGCGGCATATCTGGAAGGCGGGAGGCACTGA